The proteins below come from a single Garra rufa chromosome 25, GarRuf1.0, whole genome shotgun sequence genomic window:
- the ccl35.1 gene encoding chemokine (C-C motif) ligand 35, duplicate 1, producing MTASRFVIFSAVVVLVCAVSLSEGLRIGPQRCCFSYQSRAVPVKKLVDYSMTSQQCPKEAVLFKTVKGNYVCANPTDSWVKQHMQIIDSRNVGSQGTL from the exons ATGACCGCCTCTCGCTTCGTCATTTTCTCCGCAGTGGTGGTGCTTGTGTGCGCTGTTAGCCTCAGTGAAG GTTTGCGTATCGGACCACAAAGGTGCTGTTTTTCCTATCAATCCCGTGCTGTGCCAGTGAAAAAACTGGTTGACTACAGCATGACGAGCCAGCAGTGCCCCAAAGAAGCCGTGCT GTTCAAGACTGTGAAGGGTAATTATGTGTGTGCCAATCCCACTGACTCATGGGTAAAACAGCACATGCAGATCATCGACAGCAGGAACGTCGGAAGCCAGGGGACCTTGTAA